From a region of the Pontixanthobacter gangjinensis genome:
- a CDS encoding MaoC family dehydratase, which yields MLYFEDIEVGSTQKYGNYDVTLEEVTQFARMYDPQPFHLDQEAAAQTHFGRISASGWHTCSMTMRMMVDNMKVNKQAGLGSPGVDNLRWVKPVYPGDTLRVETKILEKRRSKSRRDMGIFKSRGRTFNQHDEIVLEMVSNGLIRVHDPEAPIE from the coding sequence ATGTTGTATTTTGAAGACATAGAAGTTGGAAGTACTCAAAAATACGGCAACTATGATGTTACCCTCGAAGAAGTAACCCAGTTTGCGAGAATGTATGATCCGCAGCCATTCCATCTGGACCAAGAAGCTGCTGCACAGACACATTTTGGTCGCATTTCAGCAAGCGGCTGGCACACTTGTTCAATGACAATGCGGATGATGGTCGACAATATGAAGGTCAATAAACAGGCCGGACTCGGATCGCCGGGTGTCGATAATCTACGCTGGGTCAAGCCTGTCTATCCCGGCGATACGCTGCGCGTGGAAACCAAAATTCTGGAAAAACGCCGGAGCAAATCGCGGCGCGACATGGGTATTTTCAAATCGCGCGGGCGGACATTTAACCAGCATGACGAAATAGTCCTCGAAATGGTCTCCAACGGATTGATCCGTGTCCACGATCCAGAGGCTCCGATTGAATGA
- a CDS encoding TraB/GumN family protein, which translates to MLPAPLLLASCTDPEVTEINQTTPSPALWQVETSDGEIEGWLFGTIHALPDGFEWRTAKLTSIIDRAGVLVVEISGLNDDKAVSDVFSELATTPDLPPLQERVEYRYRKDLSALMATGNYRGGSFTATESWAAALTLAQISASGDPKNGVDRALLNEFASKPVIELEGARIQLGIFDSLAEADQRDLLEAIILEAATSDPDEADKLSVVWRSGDMDRLAQENSEGLLADPELRDALLTGRNLAWERKLAGLWPQHGPMLVAVGAAHLAGEDGLPVLLAKKGFKVTRIQ; encoded by the coding sequence TTGTTGCCAGCCCCTTTGCTACTTGCGTCCTGCACTGATCCCGAAGTCACTGAAATCAATCAGACCACGCCCTCACCTGCGCTGTGGCAGGTTGAAACGAGTGACGGCGAGATCGAGGGCTGGTTGTTTGGCACTATTCATGCGCTTCCAGATGGCTTTGAATGGCGGACCGCGAAACTGACCTCGATAATTGATCGGGCCGGCGTGCTGGTGGTCGAAATATCCGGCTTGAATGATGATAAGGCAGTCTCCGACGTGTTTAGCGAATTGGCGACGACCCCGGATTTGCCGCCGCTGCAAGAGCGGGTTGAGTATCGTTACCGCAAAGACCTAAGCGCATTGATGGCCACAGGAAATTACCGAGGGGGAAGCTTTACCGCGACCGAAAGCTGGGCTGCTGCGCTTACTCTTGCTCAGATTAGTGCTTCGGGCGACCCGAAGAACGGTGTTGATCGTGCTTTGTTAAACGAGTTCGCGAGCAAGCCGGTAATCGAGTTAGAAGGCGCTCGCATACAGCTTGGGATATTTGACAGCCTAGCAGAGGCCGATCAACGCGATTTGCTTGAAGCAATCATCTTAGAAGCTGCGACATCCGACCCGGACGAAGCGGACAAATTGTCCGTAGTTTGGCGGAGCGGCGATATGGATCGGCTAGCACAGGAAAACTCGGAAGGTCTGCTGGCGGACCCCGAATTGCGTGACGCGTTATTGACCGGCCGGAATTTGGCGTGGGAACGCAAGTTAGCAGGCCTATGGCCTCAGCATGGACCGATGCTGGTGGCAGTTGGCGCAGCGCATTTGGCAGGCGAAGATGGTTTGCCAGTGCTACTCGCGAAAAAAGGGTTCAAAGTCACTCGCATCCAATAG
- a CDS encoding SDR family oxidoreductase: protein MTDIDRRTLLAGTAAVASIGAVMTGAAAKTMQHTPNLAGKSILITGCSSGFGRLAAEDFARKGAKVFATMRNLPRTAADELRKLAADEKLDLHVIEIDVTDDAQVSAGVAEAERIAGSAIDVLINNAGVSTAGPIEIQDMQATQLLFDTNVFGPQRLMRAVLPAMRAAKSGQIFNITSQLGRVMLPGFGQYSPTKFALEAISEQIAYELVQHNIDVTIIEPGGYPTAIWANANALTQQLLDRADAKHLDGYAAMVEQLRARGNNGGDTDPMDVPNAIAEIIAMPPGTRPLRKPVHPGPKPQLAINKVCAEVQVGWLGASPYGPWIKAVHNV from the coding sequence ATGACCGACATTGACCGCCGCACATTACTCGCAGGGACAGCCGCTGTTGCATCAATCGGTGCAGTAATGACAGGAGCGGCCGCCAAAACGATGCAGCACACTCCTAACCTTGCAGGAAAATCGATCCTCATCACCGGCTGTTCTTCAGGTTTTGGCCGCCTTGCCGCAGAAGACTTCGCCCGCAAAGGTGCCAAAGTGTTTGCAACCATGCGCAACCTTCCGCGCACGGCAGCAGACGAGTTGCGCAAGCTGGCAGCGGATGAAAAACTCGACCTGCACGTAATCGAGATAGACGTTACCGACGATGCACAAGTTTCCGCCGGTGTTGCTGAGGCAGAGCGCATTGCAGGCAGCGCAATCGACGTGCTGATCAACAACGCCGGTGTATCGACCGCGGGTCCCATAGAAATTCAGGATATGCAGGCAACCCAGCTCCTGTTCGATACCAACGTCTTCGGGCCACAGCGGCTGATGCGCGCTGTCCTTCCCGCAATGCGGGCCGCCAAGTCGGGTCAGATATTCAACATTACCTCACAATTGGGCCGCGTGATGCTTCCCGGTTTTGGGCAATATTCTCCGACTAAATTCGCGCTTGAAGCGATTAGCGAACAGATCGCCTACGAGCTCGTTCAACACAATATCGATGTTACCATTATCGAACCGGGCGGCTATCCAACTGCAATCTGGGCCAATGCTAATGCTTTGACACAACAACTGCTCGACCGCGCCGATGCAAAGCATCTCGATGGTTACGCAGCTATGGTTGAACAATTGCGCGCGCGCGGAAATAATGGCGGCGATACCGATCCGATGGATGTTCCTAACGCAATTGCAGAAATCATCGCCATGCCGCCGGGCACTCGCCCGCTTCGCAAGCCGGTGCATCCCGGACCGAAGCCACAACTCGCGATCAACAAGGTTTGCGCAGAGGTTCAGGTCGGCTGGCTTGGCGCATCTCCCTATGGTCCATGGATCAAGGCCGTTCATAACGTCTAA
- the trhA gene encoding PAQR family membrane homeostasis protein TrhA, producing MYPSPTNAERYADGAVHIIGLTAVLTGCLTLVIFSAFEFGAALFAACVIYAISMTASFAISASYHLLPHHHWRLGLRRMDHAAIYALIAGTFTPLLVFVGSLTAYTILAAVWVLAIPAMLYKIFGTHIEPRWSMASYLGLGWIGAIAIPDFWASLSTSALVACGAGGFFYTFGAILFSRKTQPFRYSIWHIFVLLGTLSFFIAIWLSLFG from the coding sequence ATGTACCCTAGCCCCACCAATGCAGAGCGCTATGCTGATGGTGCTGTCCATATAATCGGCCTGACCGCGGTGCTGACTGGCTGCCTTACGCTCGTGATTTTTTCAGCATTTGAATTTGGCGCTGCGCTGTTTGCCGCTTGTGTTATTTACGCAATATCGATGACGGCATCCTTTGCCATTTCGGCATCCTACCATCTGCTACCGCATCACCATTGGCGCTTGGGCCTGCGCCGGATGGATCATGCTGCGATTTACGCGTTAATCGCTGGAACTTTCACACCGCTGTTGGTTTTTGTCGGATCCCTGACTGCCTACACTATCCTAGCTGCGGTATGGGTGCTGGCCATCCCTGCAATGCTTTACAAGATTTTCGGGACACACATCGAACCGCGTTGGTCGATGGCATCCTATCTTGGCCTTGGCTGGATCGGCGCGATAGCTATTCCCGATTTCTGGGCAAGCTTGTCAACTAGCGCATTGGTTGCATGCGGTGCGGGAGGCTTCTTCTACACCTTCGGGGCAATCCTGTTCAGCCGCAAAACCCAGCCTTTCAGATATTCGATCTGGCATATCTTTGTGTTACTTGGAACGCTATCTTTCTTCATCGCTATTTGGTTAAGCCTGTTTGGCTAA
- a CDS encoding TraB/GumN family protein produces MTKIMKKLSLSAAVVAMSFSGTACAQQQEPTPVSTTRVAAAEVEMGGPALWKVADEDTTIYLFGTVHVLPEGMEWYEGRIAQALQSSDKLITEIYLPKGNEAAAGAAFMEKGSLPAGDNLRDLLSEEQKAVYESAMTKMKLPVGAFDTMEPWLAAVNISMIPLLQAGYTPESGVEKVLEQKAGDMMRGELESVNFQVDLFDTLPLESQIVFMMEAAAGVDEIVPSLDSMVGEWASGDPEELGKMMNEGFSDPVLANALLYSRNATWAEWIDTRLDTPGTIFIAVGAGHLAGEKSVQDALELRGIKSIRIQ; encoded by the coding sequence ATGACTAAAATTATGAAGAAACTCAGCTTGTCGGCGGCTGTGGTCGCGATGTCATTCTCTGGTACGGCTTGCGCGCAACAGCAAGAGCCAACCCCAGTGTCCACCACCCGGGTTGCTGCAGCCGAAGTTGAAATGGGCGGCCCGGCACTGTGGAAAGTCGCGGACGAAGACACGACTATCTACCTGTTTGGCACTGTTCACGTCCTGCCTGAAGGTATGGAATGGTACGAAGGCAGAATTGCGCAGGCGCTCCAATCGTCAGACAAGCTGATTACCGAAATCTATCTGCCTAAAGGAAACGAGGCTGCCGCAGGCGCGGCGTTTATGGAGAAGGGCTCACTGCCAGCAGGTGATAACTTGCGCGATTTGCTGAGCGAAGAACAAAAGGCAGTCTATGAATCGGCTATGACCAAGATGAAACTGCCGGTCGGCGCATTCGATACTATGGAGCCTTGGCTTGCGGCAGTGAACATCTCGATGATCCCATTATTGCAGGCAGGTTACACACCTGAATCGGGCGTCGAAAAGGTACTTGAGCAAAAGGCTGGCGACATGATGCGAGGCGAATTGGAAAGCGTCAACTTTCAAGTCGACTTGTTCGATACGCTTCCTCTTGAATCCCAGATAGTCTTCATGATGGAAGCCGCTGCCGGCGTTGATGAAATCGTTCCTTCGCTCGACAGCATGGTGGGCGAATGGGCCAGCGGTGATCCAGAAGAACTGGGCAAGATGATGAACGAGGGTTTCAGCGATCCGGTTCTCGCAAATGCCCTGCTCTATTCACGCAACGCAACCTGGGCAGAATGGATAGATACCCGCCTTGATACACCGGGAACCATCTTTATCGCGGTCGGCGCCGGACATTTGGCCGGCGAAAAAAGTGTGCAAGATGCATTGGAACTGCGCGGAATTAAGTCTATTCGCATCCAGTGA
- the pth gene encoding aminoacyl-tRNA hydrolase, protein MQIWTGLGNPGPGYAMHRHNVGFMAVDVIADMYGFAPVQKKFQGWTQEGRIGGEKILLLKPATYMNESGRSVGEALRFYKLNPDALTVFHDELDLAPFKVKVKQGGGHAGHNGLRSIDQHIGPDFRRVRLGIGHPGHKDRVHSYVLGNYTTAEQDDLAAMLGAVGAEAEWLAKGNDPRFMSEIALRMQD, encoded by the coding sequence ATGCAAATTTGGACAGGCCTTGGAAATCCCGGACCCGGCTATGCGATGCATCGGCACAATGTCGGCTTTATGGCTGTCGACGTAATTGCCGATATGTATGGCTTCGCCCCGGTTCAAAAGAAATTCCAGGGATGGACGCAGGAAGGCCGGATCGGTGGCGAGAAGATATTATTGCTCAAGCCTGCCACCTATATGAATGAAAGCGGGCGCTCTGTTGGCGAAGCATTGCGTTTCTATAAGTTAAACCCTGATGCGTTGACGGTTTTCCATGACGAGCTTGATCTGGCCCCGTTCAAAGTAAAGGTCAAACAGGGCGGCGGCCATGCCGGACACAATGGCTTGCGCAGTATCGATCAACATATCGGTCCCGATTTCCGCCGGGTGAGGCTGGGCATTGGCCATCCGGGTCATAAGGACCGCGTGCATAGTTATGTCCTTGGCAATTACACCACGGCGGAACAGGATGATCTGGCCGCTATGCTTGGTGCTGTGGGCGCGGAGGCTGAATGGCTCGCCAAGGGAAATGATCCGCGTTTTATGAGCGAAATCGCATTGCGAATGCAGGATTGA
- a CDS encoding rod shape-determining protein, protein MSFFSNLFKFSSRNMAIDLGTANTLVYVENEGIILNEPSVVAMETIGGFKKVKAVGDEAKMMMGKTPDSIEAIRPLRDGVIADIEIAEKMIEYFIKKVNGRNTLFSFPEITICVPWGSTSVERRAIRDAASNAGAKEVFLILEPMAAAIGAGMPVTEPVGSMVVDIGGGTTEVAVLSLRGLAYTTSVRTGGDKMDEAIVSYVRRHHNLLIGEATAERIKKDYGTAIVPEDGIGEIITLKGRDLVNGVPKEITINQAHLAEALAEPIGAIVEGVRIALENTAPELAADIVDQGIVLTGGGALIRGLDEHLREETGLPVSIAEDPLSCVAIGTGRAMEDPEYRGVRMTA, encoded by the coding sequence ATGAGCTTCTTCTCGAACCTCTTTAAATTCAGCTCGCGCAACATGGCGATCGACCTCGGCACAGCCAACACGCTGGTCTATGTAGAAAATGAGGGCATCATCCTCAACGAACCTTCGGTCGTAGCGATGGAAACCATTGGCGGCTTTAAGAAGGTCAAAGCAGTCGGTGATGAAGCCAAGATGATGATGGGCAAAACTCCAGACAGTATCGAAGCTATTCGCCCCTTACGCGACGGTGTCATTGCCGACATCGAAATCGCCGAGAAGATGATCGAATATTTCATCAAGAAAGTGAATGGCCGCAACACGCTGTTTAGTTTCCCTGAGATCACAATTTGTGTGCCTTGGGGTTCAACATCGGTTGAGCGCCGCGCAATTCGTGACGCAGCAAGCAATGCCGGCGCGAAAGAAGTGTTTCTAATTCTGGAGCCTATGGCTGCGGCGATTGGTGCAGGTATGCCGGTGACTGAGCCTGTCGGTTCGATGGTTGTTGATATTGGCGGCGGAACGACAGAGGTTGCGGTTCTTTCTCTGCGCGGCCTCGCTTATACCACTTCGGTTCGCACTGGCGGTGACAAGATGGACGAAGCAATCGTTTCATATGTTCGCCGACACCACAATCTGCTGATTGGTGAAGCCACGGCTGAGCGGATCAAGAAGGATTACGGTACTGCTATCGTTCCAGAAGACGGCATTGGCGAAATCATTACACTTAAGGGCCGTGATCTCGTCAATGGCGTGCCTAAAGAGATCACAATTAATCAAGCGCATTTGGCAGAAGCCTTGGCTGAACCGATCGGTGCGATCGTCGAAGGCGTGCGCATCGCACTCGAAAATACTGCGCCAGAACTCGCAGCGGACATTGTCGACCAGGGCATTGTTCTGACCGGCGGTGGTGCATTGATCCGCGGTCTTGATGAACATCTTCGTGAAGAAACCGGCCTGCCCGTCAGCATCGCAGAAGATCCGCTGTCTTGCGTCGCAATCGGCACGGGCCGCGCAATGGAAGATCCGGAATATCGTGGCGTTCGCATGACCGCCTAA
- the ychF gene encoding redox-regulated ATPase YchF: protein MGFRCGIVGLPNVGKSTLFNALTETQAAQAANYPFCTIEPNVGQVSVPDERLDTIAKIAGSAKIIPTQLAFVDIAGLVKGASQGEGLGNQFLGNIREVDAIVHVLRCFEDDDIQHVANKVDPVADADVVETELMLSDLESLEKRVPAAEKKAKAGDKEAKILASVLGQALELLREGKPARLTEPKDEEEQRVFDQAQLLTAKPVLYVCNVAEEDAANGNALSQAVAAKAASEGAQSVVVSAAIESEIVGMEEEDRGEYLAELGLTESGLARVVRAGYELLQLQTYFTAGPKETRAWTFPIGAKAPQAAGEIHSDFERGFIKAETMAYDDYVACDGESGAREAGKLRQEGKDYLVKDGDILNFKFNV from the coding sequence ATGGGTTTCCGTTGCGGAATTGTCGGGCTGCCAAATGTCGGCAAGTCCACCTTGTTTAATGCATTGACAGAAACGCAGGCCGCGCAGGCTGCGAATTATCCATTCTGCACAATTGAACCGAATGTCGGGCAGGTGTCGGTGCCTGACGAACGGTTGGATACAATCGCCAAGATTGCCGGCAGTGCGAAGATCATTCCAACGCAATTGGCATTCGTTGACATTGCAGGTCTGGTCAAAGGTGCAAGTCAGGGCGAAGGACTGGGAAACCAGTTCCTGGGAAACATCCGCGAAGTTGATGCAATCGTACACGTCCTGCGCTGCTTTGAAGACGATGACATCCAGCATGTCGCGAATAAGGTTGATCCGGTTGCCGACGCTGATGTGGTCGAAACGGAACTGATGCTGTCCGACCTCGAAAGCCTCGAGAAACGTGTTCCGGCCGCGGAAAAGAAGGCAAAGGCTGGTGACAAAGAAGCCAAGATACTTGCCAGCGTGCTAGGCCAAGCGCTGGAATTGCTGCGCGAAGGCAAGCCTGCCCGGCTTACAGAGCCAAAGGACGAAGAAGAACAGCGCGTATTCGATCAGGCGCAATTGCTGACAGCGAAGCCCGTTCTGTATGTCTGCAACGTGGCGGAAGAAGATGCTGCCAACGGTAATGCATTGTCACAAGCTGTCGCCGCTAAGGCCGCTTCAGAGGGTGCGCAATCGGTAGTTGTTTCGGCGGCGATTGAATCCGAAATTGTTGGGATGGAAGAAGAGGACCGCGGCGAATATCTTGCGGAACTCGGCCTGACTGAAAGCGGCCTCGCCCGCGTTGTTCGCGCTGGTTACGAATTGCTGCAATTGCAAACCTATTTCACTGCCGGCCCCAAGGAAACACGCGCGTGGACTTTCCCGATTGGCGCCAAAGCTCCGCAAGCAGCAGGGGAAATCCACAGCGATTTCGAACGAGGCTTCATCAAAGCTGAAACGATGGCGTATGATGACTACGTCGCCTGCGACGGAGAAAGCGGCGCACGTGAAGCGGGCAAGCTCCGCCAAGAGGGTAAGGATTATCTGGTCAAAGACGGCGATATTCTGAACTTCAAATTCAATGTCTAA
- a CDS encoding 50S ribosomal protein L25/general stress protein Ctc, protein MSEALTLPAETRERAGKGASRALRREGRVPAVIYGGKEEPAPIHVEEKELMKQLMTGHFMNSIVMIEVGGKQIRVLPKDVAFHPVNDRPMHADFFRLSKDAKIEVAIPVVFINEEASPGLKKGGVLNVVRHELDLICVSDKIPDEIQIDVTGKEVGDSIHISEIALPDGSESAITDRDYTIATLVAPSALKKAEGEGGDEEAAEGAEGETPATEAEPDTDA, encoded by the coding sequence ATGAGCGAAGCTCTTACTCTGCCGGCTGAGACGCGCGAACGGGCTGGCAAGGGAGCCTCCCGTGCACTGCGTCGTGAAGGCCGTGTCCCCGCTGTAATCTATGGCGGTAAAGAAGAACCAGCACCTATCCACGTCGAAGAAAAAGAGCTGATGAAACAGCTTATGACCGGCCATTTCATGAACTCGATCGTTATGATCGAAGTTGGTGGAAAGCAGATCCGTGTCCTTCCAAAGGATGTTGCGTTTCACCCGGTTAACGATCGCCCTATGCATGCGGATTTCTTCCGTCTGTCGAAGGATGCGAAGATCGAAGTCGCCATTCCTGTTGTCTTTATCAACGAAGAAGCTTCGCCCGGCCTCAAGAAGGGCGGCGTTCTCAACGTGGTCCGTCACGAGCTCGACCTTATCTGTGTTTCGGATAAGATCCCTGATGAGATTCAAATCGACGTCACCGGCAAAGAAGTCGGCGATTCAATCCACATCAGCGAAATCGCTCTACCCGATGGTTCGGAAAGCGCGATTACTGACCGCGACTACACCATTGCAACTCTCGTTGCTCCTTCGGCTCTTAAGAAAGCTGAAGGCGAAGGCGGTGATGAAGAAGCTGCTGAAGGTGCCGAAGGCGAGACACCAGCCACTGAAGCGGAACCTGATACGGACGCTTGA
- a CDS encoding DUF1330 domain-containing protein, with protein MNTPHLEVSQEAGRDFFMRGISGPVTMLNLLRFKDIADYSESPELGPRTPISGARAFDLYIAHTLPFLQKSGGSLDLLADGGKWLIGPQDETWDCAMLVRQANVESFMAWNSDAEYLAGIGHRTAAISDSRLLPLVERN; from the coding sequence GTGAACACACCACATCTCGAGGTTTCGCAAGAAGCAGGACGGGACTTCTTCATGCGCGGCATCTCTGGACCGGTGACGATGTTGAACCTTTTGCGGTTTAAAGACATCGCAGATTACTCGGAATCGCCTGAACTTGGCCCAAGAACTCCGATCAGCGGCGCAAGAGCTTTCGATCTTTATATCGCCCATACGCTCCCGTTTCTGCAGAAGAGCGGGGGCAGCCTCGACCTGCTTGCCGATGGTGGCAAATGGCTAATTGGCCCTCAAGACGAGACATGGGACTGCGCCATGCTGGTTCGCCAAGCAAACGTGGAAAGCTTTATGGCATGGAATTCGGACGCGGAATATCTCGCCGGTATCGGGCACCGCACCGCCGCCATCTCGGATTCTCGGTTACTGCCTCTGGTCGAACGCAACTAG
- a CDS encoding DUF1206 domain-containing protein, with the protein MVDKSEKFRWLVRVGYFSRAILYSVLGLIALTSAGEISKGTNGIFVAVEGFPGGTLILWLMVIGLFAYSLFRFASPAFDIENNGSDTKGWVKRVGHAGSGIGHIALAYSAYKFATTSGGSSGGAEKAAAGVLSFDFGGAVLGLLGIAFFATAFFQAKKGISGEFMHRISNSAPDSTRWLGGFGYIARAVVYAVIGWSLFQAGFMSAGSDNVKTLGDAVASLAGEGTIFILTAVGLLLFGLFSLVLARYRIIPDLDGTGKTPSFRA; encoded by the coding sequence TTGGTTGATAAGTCTGAAAAATTTCGTTGGCTTGTCCGTGTTGGATATTTCTCGCGAGCAATCCTTTATTCAGTGCTGGGGCTTATCGCCCTGACGAGTGCGGGCGAAATTAGCAAAGGCACTAACGGCATCTTCGTGGCCGTTGAAGGCTTTCCGGGCGGAACTTTGATTTTGTGGCTGATGGTCATTGGACTCTTTGCTTATTCATTATTTCGCTTCGCATCGCCTGCATTTGATATTGAGAACAACGGATCCGACACGAAAGGTTGGGTGAAGCGCGTCGGACACGCTGGGAGTGGCATCGGCCATATCGCCTTGGCTTACTCAGCCTACAAATTTGCAACTACATCCGGCGGAAGCAGCGGTGGGGCAGAGAAAGCGGCGGCTGGAGTTCTATCATTCGACTTTGGCGGGGCCGTGCTGGGCCTGCTCGGTATCGCGTTTTTTGCGACTGCATTCTTCCAAGCCAAGAAGGGTATCAGCGGAGAATTCATGCATCGCATCAGTAATTCAGCACCAGATTCTACTCGCTGGCTTGGCGGCTTCGGATATATCGCTAGAGCCGTCGTTTATGCTGTCATCGGCTGGTCACTTTTCCAAGCTGGCTTTATGTCGGCCGGATCTGACAATGTGAAAACGCTTGGGGATGCAGTTGCTTCGCTTGCCGGAGAAGGGACAATTTTCATTCTCACTGCAGTAGGCCTCTTGCTCTTCGGATTGTTCAGCCTTGTGTTGGCCCGCTATCGCATAATCCCCGACTTGGATGGGACTGGCAAAACTCCCAGCTTTCGCGCTTAA
- the mutL gene encoding DNA mismatch repair endonuclease MutL, whose amino-acid sequence MPQIRRLPEALVNRIAAGEVVERPAAALKELVENSIDSGAARITVKIIDGGLTRIEVTDDGCGMSPEQMALALERHATSKLPDEAIEQVSTLGFRGEALPSIASVARFTLESRPKDAKQGWRKVTDHGELVEDGPAALPLGTRVRVENLFGKVPARRKFLRTARSEYGACLDVVRRLAMARSDIAISFEHGDRRVFSLQAGETIEMRVAEIVARELANNAVSINLERETPSGRLRLTGVAGLPTYNRGVADHQYLFVNGRPVKDRLLTGAVRGAYADMLARDRHAVLALFLEIPAEDVDVNVHPAKTEVRFRDSQAVRGFIVSGLRKALGTGDRRSAQSPDAAAMGRWQSEPAREEVSPAFRSIFEGRDWAQSRPSYVAESAREYNAQTGEVLAAPQGRAEMAEPLPKGSEEFPLGIARGQVANTYVVAEAADGLVIVDQHAAHERLVLERLRAAGAEDALKRSQALLMPEVVELEEVDCDRLEEGIPKMAELGLVLERFGPDAMLVRAVPHALGKANPHKLLQDIADDIAKHGDAILLGEKLDLVLATMACHGSVRAGRVLNVAEMNALLREMERTPRSGQCNHGRPTWVKLSMDDVEKLFGRH is encoded by the coding sequence ATGCCGCAAATCCGCCGCCTTCCAGAAGCCTTGGTCAACCGAATTGCTGCGGGTGAGGTTGTCGAACGCCCAGCTGCGGCGCTGAAGGAGCTGGTTGAAAATTCGATAGATTCGGGTGCGGCGCGGATCACTGTGAAAATCATCGATGGCGGCCTTACGCGGATTGAAGTGACCGATGACGGCTGCGGCATGTCGCCTGAACAGATGGCGCTGGCATTGGAGCGTCACGCCACATCAAAACTGCCCGACGAGGCAATTGAACAAGTCTCCACGCTTGGTTTTCGCGGCGAAGCATTGCCATCGATTGCCAGCGTAGCACGGTTTACATTGGAAAGCCGCCCAAAGGATGCGAAGCAAGGCTGGCGTAAAGTCACAGATCATGGCGAATTGGTCGAGGACGGGCCCGCAGCTTTGCCGCTTGGTACCCGTGTTCGCGTCGAAAACCTATTTGGCAAAGTCCCGGCGCGGCGCAAGTTTCTACGCACCGCTCGCAGCGAATATGGCGCTTGTCTGGATGTTGTCCGCCGCCTTGCAATGGCCCGGAGCGATATCGCGATTTCTTTCGAACATGGCGACCGCCGCGTTTTCTCACTCCAGGCGGGTGAGACCATCGAAATGCGGGTCGCCGAAATTGTCGCGCGAGAATTGGCCAATAATGCGGTTTCGATTAATCTGGAACGCGAAACGCCATCTGGGCGCTTGCGGCTGACGGGGGTTGCAGGCCTTCCTACTTACAATCGAGGCGTGGCGGACCATCAATATCTGTTCGTCAATGGCCGCCCGGTTAAGGACCGGCTGCTGACCGGAGCAGTGCGCGGCGCTTATGCCGATATGCTTGCCCGCGATCGGCACGCGGTACTGGCGCTGTTCCTGGAAATTCCTGCCGAAGATGTCGATGTAAACGTCCATCCAGCCAAGACCGAAGTCCGCTTTCGCGACAGTCAAGCCGTTCGCGGCTTCATTGTCTCCGGTTTACGAAAAGCACTTGGGACCGGAGACCGCCGTAGCGCACAATCACCTGACGCCGCCGCCATGGGGCGATGGCAATCCGAACCCGCGCGCGAAGAAGTCTCGCCAGCATTCCGCTCTATTTTCGAAGGCCGCGACTGGGCGCAGAGCAGGCCATCATACGTTGCAGAATCCGCTCGTGAATATAATGCTCAAACAGGCGAAGTGCTCGCCGCGCCGCAGGGCAGGGCGGAGATGGCCGAGCCACTACCCAAAGGCTCAGAGGAATTCCCGCTTGGCATCGCGCGCGGCCAAGTCGCAAATACCTATGTCGTGGCCGAGGCTGCAGATGGCCTGGTGATTGTCGACCAGCATGCCGCACATGAGCGTTTGGTGCTCGAACGTCTGCGCGCCGCCGGTGCCGAAGATGCCTTAAAACGCAGCCAGGCTTTGCTGATGCCCGAAGTGGTCGAGTTGGAAGAAGTCGATTGCGACCGTTTGGAGGAGGGCATCCCGAAAATGGCAGAACTGGGTCTGGTTCTTGAACGCTTCGGCCCCGACGCAATGCTAGTCCGCGCGGTTCCGCACGCCTTGGGCAAGGCCAACCCGCACAAACTTCTGCAGGACATTGCTGATGACATCGCCAAACACGGGGACGCTATCCTGCTCGGCGAGAAGCTCGACCTAGTACTGGCGACAATGGCTTGTCACGGATCGGTCAGGGCAGGGCGCGTGCTCAATGTCGCGGAGATGAATGCGCTGCTCAGAGAAATGGAACGCACTCCGAGATCGGGGCAATGCAATCATGGCCGTCCGACATGGGTGAAACTCAGCATGGATGATGTTGAGAAGCTTTTCGGGCGGCACTAA